A stretch of Corynebacterium timonense DNA encodes these proteins:
- the rpmD gene encoding 50S ribosomal protein L30 — MALKITLHHGKVGEKPVTRKNLEALGLRKIGQSVVKQDNAATRGQILKVRHLVTVEEVAGE; from the coding sequence ATGGCACTGAAGATCACGTTGCACCACGGCAAGGTTGGCGAGAAGCCGGTCACCCGGAAGAACCTCGAGGCGCTGGGCCTGCGCAAGATTGGCCAGTCCGTTGTCAAGCAGGACAACGCTGCCACCCGCGGCCAGATTCTCAAGGTGCGCCACCTCGTCACCGTTGAAGAAGTTGCAGGGGAGTAG
- the rpsE gene encoding 30S ribosomal protein S5 codes for MAERERRDGGRSADNHNNNRDNGRGGRGRRDDRRHQNDERDKYIERVITINRVAKTVKGGRNMSFTALVVVGDGQGMVGVGYGKAREVPAAIQKGAEEARKNFFRVPMIGGTIPHPVQAEAAAGIVMLRPAAPGTGVIAGGAVRPVLECAGVQDILAKSLGSDNALNVVQATVAGLKELVRPEEVAAKRGKSIEDVAPARMLRARAGQEA; via the coding sequence ATGGCCGAACGTGAACGGCGTGACGGCGGACGCTCCGCCGACAACCACAACAACAACCGCGACAACGGGCGTGGCGGCCGCGGTCGCCGCGACGACCGTCGCCACCAGAACGACGAGCGCGACAAGTACATCGAGCGCGTCATCACCATCAACCGCGTTGCCAAGACCGTCAAGGGCGGCCGCAACATGTCCTTCACCGCGCTCGTCGTCGTCGGCGACGGCCAGGGCATGGTGGGCGTCGGCTACGGCAAGGCGCGCGAAGTTCCCGCCGCTATCCAGAAGGGCGCCGAGGAGGCTCGCAAGAACTTCTTCCGCGTCCCGATGATCGGCGGCACCATCCCCCACCCGGTCCAGGCCGAGGCCGCCGCGGGCATCGTCATGCTCCGCCCCGCCGCCCCTGGTACCGGTGTCATCGCCGGTGGCGCCGTGCGCCCCGTGCTCGAGTGCGCTGGCGTCCAGGACATCCTTGCCAAGTCGCTCGGCTCCGACAACGCCCTCAACGTGGTCCAGGCCACCGTTGCCGGCCTGAAGGAGCTCGTGCGCCCGGAGGAGGTCGCCGCGAAGCGCGGCAAGTCCATCGAGGACGTCGCCCCGGCCCGTATGCTGCGCGCCCGCGCAGGACAGGAGGCCTAA
- the rplR gene encoding 50S ribosomal protein L18 translates to MSNTAENTKRTPVGRDISSRRREARVRRHNRIRKTLRGTPETPRLVVHRSSRHMHVQIIDDLAGHTLVSASSMEQDVRTLEGDKKDKAAKVGQLAAERAKAAGIESVVFDRAGYKYHGRIAALADAAREGGLKF, encoded by the coding sequence ATGAGCAACACTGCAGAAAACACCAAGCGCACCCCGGTCGGCCGCGACATCTCCTCGCGCCGCCGCGAAGCACGCGTGCGCCGCCACAACCGCATCCGCAAGACCCTGCGCGGCACCCCGGAGACCCCGCGTCTCGTCGTGCACCGCTCGTCTCGCCACATGCACGTCCAGATCATCGACGACCTCGCAGGCCACACGCTCGTCTCCGCCTCCTCCATGGAGCAGGACGTGCGCACCCTCGAGGGCGACAAGAAGGACAAGGCTGCCAAGGTTGGCCAGCTCGCCGCTGAGCGCGCCAAGGCCGCCGGCATCGAGTCGGTTGTCTTCGACCGCGCTGGCTACAAGTACCACGGCCGCATCGCGGCCCTCGCTGACGCAGCTCGTGAAGGTGGTCTGAAGTTCTAA
- the rplF gene encoding 50S ribosomal protein L6: MSRVGKAPIAIPNGVETTINGQSVQVKGPKGTLGIELPSPITASVEDNEIVVSRPDDHRTNRALHGLSRSLVNNLVVGVTEGYKIDMEVFGVGYRVQLKGKDLEFSLGYSHPILIEAPEGITFAVDGNTKFSIEGIDKQQVGQIAANIRRLRKDDPYKGKGIRYAGEQVRRKVGKTGK; this comes from the coding sequence ATGTCGCGTGTAGGTAAAGCACCCATCGCCATTCCGAATGGCGTCGAGACCACGATCAACGGCCAGAGCGTTCAGGTCAAGGGCCCGAAGGGAACCCTTGGGATTGAGCTGCCCAGCCCGATCACCGCGTCCGTTGAGGACAACGAGATTGTGGTGTCCCGCCCGGACGACCACCGCACCAACCGCGCTCTGCACGGTCTGTCCCGCTCGCTCGTCAACAACCTCGTTGTCGGCGTGACCGAGGGCTACAAGATCGACATGGAGGTCTTCGGTGTTGGTTACCGTGTCCAGCTCAAGGGCAAGGACCTCGAGTTCTCCCTGGGCTACTCGCACCCCATCCTGATCGAGGCGCCGGAGGGAATCACCTTCGCCGTCGACGGCAACACCAAGTTCTCGATCGAGGGCATTGACAAGCAGCAGGTTGGCCAGATCGCGGCTAACATCCGCCGACTGCGCAAGGATGACCCGTACAAGGGCAAGGGCATCCGCTACGCAGGCGAGCAGGTTCGCCGCAAGGTCGGAAAGACGGGTAAGTAA
- the rpsH gene encoding 30S ribosomal protein S8, protein MTMTDPIADMLSRVRNANNAHHETVSMPSSKIKANIAEILKQEGYIADYKVEDAKVGKQLTLDLKYGPTREASIAGLRRVSKPGLRVYAKSNDLPQVLGGLGVAIISTSHGLLTDRQAQEKGVGGEVLAYVW, encoded by the coding sequence ATGACCATGACTGATCCGATCGCGGACATGCTGTCTCGCGTGCGCAACGCAAACAACGCGCACCACGAGACCGTGTCCATGCCTTCCTCCAAGATCAAGGCGAACATCGCCGAGATCTTGAAGCAGGAGGGCTACATCGCTGACTACAAGGTTGAGGACGCGAAGGTGGGCAAGCAGCTCACCCTCGACCTCAAGTACGGTCCGACCCGCGAGGCGTCCATCGCTGGGCTGCGTCGCGTGTCCAAGCCGGGTCTGCGCGTGTACGCAAAGTCGAACGACCTGCCGCAGGTTCTTGGCGGCCTTGGCGTGGCCATCATCTCCACGTCGCACGGCCTGCTGACCGACCGTCAGGCCCAGGAGAAGGGCGTAGGTGGGGAAGTCCTCGCCTACGTCTGGTAA
- a CDS encoding esterase-like activity of phytase family protein, with amino-acid sequence MSRSALSVIRSLGFSAFAGAVAAAVALTPAPAIGSALPAAGSSLAVGSSLGIGSARGEGSALSGGSSRGGAPQPSDPAPAPGEHLHSFNFSAVNPHEAAGGFSGIDEVAPGRYIVISDDKGEHGPVRAYRFTITDHTTFAMGDAVVFTDPQGQPYSEYMDPEEIRVLPNGNLLWTTEGNATPGRVAPPQLIESTPDGAEVRRIAVPHHHVPNGLSTRGIYHNNGPEGMAVLADGTTAVTVNEDALAQDGPRNSEVNPSRNRVTFYDLATGTPTREYVVQVEAGRGATSLLADDNGDLYMLERGFFEDLGENGENKAEIYKLDLRGATDVLTLDALTGDETPVAKNRVFDFASVRPHPDNVEGLAWGPRSEDGRRTLIVVSDDNFNETQTTYFHTLLVP; translated from the coding sequence ATGTCCCGTTCCGCTCTAAGCGTCATCCGCAGCCTCGGCTTCTCCGCGTTCGCTGGAGCCGTCGCCGCCGCTGTCGCGCTCACCCCGGCCCCAGCGATCGGCAGCGCGCTGCCCGCCGCCGGTTCCTCGCTGGCTGTCGGCTCTTCGCTTGGCATCGGCTCCGCACGCGGTGAGGGTTCGGCGCTTAGTGGGGGCTCTTCGCGGGGCGGCGCGCCGCAGCCGTCCGACCCGGCCCCCGCGCCCGGCGAGCACCTCCACAGCTTCAACTTCAGCGCGGTCAACCCTCACGAGGCTGCCGGCGGATTTAGCGGCATCGACGAGGTTGCACCGGGGCGCTACATTGTCATCTCTGACGACAAGGGCGAGCACGGCCCGGTCCGCGCGTACCGCTTTACCATCACAGACCACACAACCTTCGCGATGGGCGACGCGGTTGTGTTCACTGACCCGCAGGGCCAGCCGTACTCCGAATACATGGACCCGGAGGAGATCCGCGTCCTGCCCAACGGCAACCTGCTGTGGACTACCGAGGGCAACGCCACGCCTGGCCGCGTCGCACCGCCGCAGCTCATCGAGTCCACGCCCGACGGCGCGGAAGTCCGCCGCATCGCCGTGCCCCACCACCACGTGCCCAACGGACTGTCCACCCGCGGCATCTATCACAACAATGGCCCCGAGGGCATGGCAGTGCTTGCCGACGGCACCACCGCCGTCACGGTCAACGAGGACGCCCTTGCCCAGGACGGCCCGCGAAACTCCGAGGTCAACCCGTCGCGCAACCGCGTGACCTTCTACGACCTCGCCACTGGCACACCGACCCGCGAGTACGTCGTCCAGGTCGAGGCGGGCCGGGGTGCGACCTCGCTGCTGGCGGACGACAACGGCGACCTCTACATGCTCGAGCGCGGCTTCTTCGAGGACCTCGGGGAGAACGGGGAGAACAAGGCGGAGATCTACAAGCTCGACCTCCGCGGGGCGACCGACGTGCTCACCCTCGACGCGCTCACCGGCGACGAAACGCCGGTGGCAAAGAACCGGGTCTTCGACTTCGCCAGCGTGAGGCCGCACCCGGACAACGTGGAAGGCCTCGCGTGGGGGCCGCGCAGCGAGGACGGCCGGCGCACCCTCATCGTCGTGTCGGACGACAACTTCAACGAGACGCAGACGACCTACTTCCACACGCTTCTGGTTCCTTAA
- a CDS encoding lipase family protein: MVSPAGAEEGSSLKGSSVGSSKVTTGTVEAGSADPFYDTSTVTPAKAGEILRHATAPYSGLFGDNDLALPDQVDKIMYTTTNAEGKLEPVTGYVLEPTVPWRGEGPRPTLVVVRGTVGQGDQCAPSRNWPLDGQPDPVYTGRFVNLEGLYDMMFANQGVRVVVTDLIGMGTPGTHTYMNRLDQAHAMLDAARAARNLVESRGETFGAVGLYGHSQGGGASTAAAEAQPEYAPDLNLVGAYASAPPADLNAVMANIDGSDLSGAIGFSVNGLVRRYPGLEKIIADNVNETGREALDTLSGMCTDEIMEKYGYDTTREWITGGRSLSELVAESPEAQQAIADQRIGNGAPKVPVMIVSGRFDRNVAYGQAKDLARAWCGKGVPVYYRDDIIPEIGPIGEYNHVAQSVSGGSFGIPFLMDRFHGRELDASTLCTNWNGNEGSSAVDLSSALSSLPLSSGLVAPGAGEGSSSGVHGSGITSPEGTIAAIVAVVLAALGGVTVSLLPLLRNAGVTLPF; this comes from the coding sequence ATGGTCTCGCCCGCCGGAGCCGAGGAAGGCAGCTCCCTCAAAGGCTCGAGCGTCGGGTCGTCGAAAGTGACCACCGGCACAGTGGAAGCGGGCAGCGCCGACCCCTTCTACGACACCAGCACCGTCACTCCCGCGAAGGCCGGCGAGATCCTGCGGCACGCGACCGCGCCCTACTCCGGGCTCTTCGGCGACAACGACCTCGCCCTGCCCGACCAGGTGGACAAGATCATGTACACCACTACGAACGCGGAGGGCAAGCTCGAGCCGGTGACGGGCTACGTCCTCGAGCCCACGGTGCCGTGGCGCGGCGAAGGGCCGCGCCCCACGCTCGTGGTCGTGCGCGGAACCGTCGGCCAGGGCGACCAGTGCGCGCCCTCCCGGAACTGGCCCCTCGACGGGCAGCCGGACCCGGTGTACACGGGGCGTTTTGTCAACCTCGAGGGCCTCTACGACATGATGTTCGCCAACCAGGGCGTGCGCGTCGTGGTCACCGACCTCATCGGCATGGGCACACCGGGAACCCACACCTACATGAACCGCCTGGACCAGGCGCACGCGATGCTCGACGCCGCCCGCGCCGCGCGCAACCTCGTGGAAAGCCGGGGAGAGACGTTCGGCGCCGTCGGCCTCTACGGGCACTCCCAGGGCGGCGGAGCCTCGACCGCCGCGGCGGAGGCGCAGCCCGAATACGCGCCGGATCTCAACCTCGTGGGCGCCTACGCCTCGGCCCCGCCGGCCGACCTGAACGCCGTGATGGCCAACATCGACGGCTCCGACCTGTCCGGGGCGATCGGCTTCTCCGTCAACGGTCTCGTGCGCCGCTACCCCGGCCTGGAAAAGATCATCGCGGACAACGTCAACGAGACGGGGCGCGAAGCCCTCGACACTCTCTCCGGGATGTGCACCGACGAAATCATGGAGAAGTACGGCTACGACACGACGCGCGAGTGGATCACGGGCGGGCGCTCGCTCAGCGAGCTCGTCGCCGAGTCCCCCGAGGCGCAGCAGGCCATCGCCGACCAGCGCATCGGCAACGGGGCGCCGAAGGTCCCGGTCATGATCGTCTCCGGCCGCTTCGACCGCAACGTGGCCTACGGCCAAGCCAAGGATCTCGCGCGCGCGTGGTGCGGCAAGGGTGTTCCCGTCTACTACCGCGACGACATCATCCCCGAGATCGGCCCCATCGGCGAGTACAACCACGTCGCGCAGTCGGTGTCGGGCGGGTCCTTCGGCATCCCGTTCCTGATGGACCGCTTCCACGGGCGAGAGCTGGACGCATCGACGCTGTGCACGAACTGGAACGGGAACGAGGGCTCCTCGGCCGTCGACCTGAGTTCCGCCCTATCCAGCCTGCCCCTGTCGAGCGGCCTCGTCGCGCCCGGCGCCGGAGAGGGATCGAGCTCCGGTGTCCACGGCTCCGGCATCACCTCGCCGGAAGGAACGATCGCCGCGATTGTCGCGGTCGTCCTCGCCGCGCTCGGCGGCGTGACGGTGTCCCTGCTTCCGCTGCTGCGCAACGCCGGGGTGACGCTGCCCTTCTAG
- a CDS encoding DUF2786 domain-containing protein, with amino-acid sequence MRDIDKVKQKVRKLLDHAADRDGTPEGDLFYAKAFEYMAAYGFEERDLERPDAGDEVERRTFSFSGAYTDRQAGLLMAIASALHCTGFVKRAPNTTRVVEASVFGARRHLERAEMLYTLLNPVMLTGARRHARQESFEAATVVQRRSFMIGFASAVGERLSTAEDTVACGDDRYALALVGDLHRAEDARDAFAAANDLLIGTSRPRGIIDGHAYGHGVRAGDSTDLGQDRVRSRPALPS; translated from the coding sequence ATGAGAGACATCGACAAGGTCAAGCAGAAGGTGCGCAAGCTGCTCGACCACGCGGCGGACCGCGACGGCACGCCGGAGGGGGACCTGTTCTACGCCAAGGCCTTCGAGTACATGGCGGCCTACGGCTTTGAGGAGCGCGACCTCGAGAGGCCGGATGCCGGCGACGAGGTGGAGCGGCGGACCTTCAGCTTCTCGGGCGCGTACACGGATAGGCAGGCGGGGCTGCTCATGGCTATCGCCAGCGCGCTGCATTGCACGGGGTTTGTGAAGCGCGCCCCGAACACGACGCGCGTGGTGGAGGCCTCGGTCTTCGGCGCCCGCCGCCACCTCGAGCGCGCCGAGATGCTGTACACGCTGCTCAACCCGGTGATGCTGACCGGGGCGCGCAGGCACGCACGCCAGGAAAGCTTTGAGGCGGCGACCGTGGTGCAGCGGCGTTCCTTCATGATCGGTTTCGCCAGCGCGGTGGGGGAACGGCTCAGCACCGCTGAGGACACGGTGGCGTGCGGCGACGACCGTTACGCCCTCGCGCTCGTGGGGGACCTGCACCGCGCCGAAGACGCACGAGACGCCTTCGCCGCAGCGAACGATCTGCTCATCGGCACTTCACGCCCGCGCGGGATTATCGACGGGCACGCCTACGGTCACGGCGTGCGCGCGGGCGACAGCACTGACCTGGGGCAGGACCGGGTGCGCTCGCGACCCGCGCTGCCGTCGTGA
- a CDS encoding carboxymuconolactone decarboxylase family protein, which produces MAHSRPQLRGEGFRSLLPMVKYSSQNTPEQYRHLVSLRASVLNDCRACITTHRRDARDDGWSHERILRAEDWTNHTDAFDDSETAALRLTDAVTHIDGEASVPDELWDRTVELFGEDGAHNLLVSILAINTFNRLSITTRTDPHSIKGTTDFDLDYSAH; this is translated from the coding sequence ATGGCTCATTCACGTCCCCAGCTCCGCGGCGAGGGGTTTCGCTCCCTGCTGCCCATGGTGAAGTACTCCTCGCAGAACACCCCCGAGCAGTACCGCCATCTGGTGTCCCTTCGCGCCTCCGTGCTCAACGACTGCCGGGCGTGCATCACCACCCACCGCCGCGACGCGCGCGACGACGGCTGGTCGCACGAGCGCATCCTGCGCGCCGAGGACTGGACGAACCACACCGACGCCTTCGACGACTCGGAGACCGCCGCGCTGCGCCTGACGGACGCCGTCACGCACATCGACGGGGAGGCCTCCGTGCCGGACGAGCTCTGGGACCGCACCGTGGAGCTGTTCGGCGAGGACGGCGCGCACAACCTGCTGGTGAGCATCCTGGCGATCAACACGTTTAACCGACTGAGCATCACCACCCGCACCGACCCGCACTCCATCAAGGGCACCACCGACTTCGACCTCGACTACAGCGCGCACTAA
- a CDS encoding formate dehydrogenase accessory sulfurtransferase FdhD, translated as MGRITRNVAVTRVTRGDGRIITDTRAGSTSVEEPLEIRAGGRTLTTTMRTPGHDVELAHGWLYTEGLIASLHDVSTARYCAGAVGPEGRNTYNLLDIDLETAPDTTARRAPTIPLQLAPPAPGAGSACGVSGEQTISELLHRVPSPGDPLALDPELVMGLPGALRAQQKPVRKTGGIHAAGAFGADGTALVVREDIDAHNAADKVVGHMLLEEQLPAVGAILVVTSRASFELAKKAAAAGFSALVAAGPASSLAVELARRAGVALAGSAGVDGFRLYAGELEEGR; from the coding sequence ATGGGACGCATCACCCGCAACGTCGCCGTCACCCGCGTCACCCGCGGCGACGGCCGCATCATCACCGACACCCGCGCCGGCTCGACCAGCGTCGAGGAGCCCCTGGAGATCAGGGCGGGCGGTCGCACACTGACCACGACCATGCGCACCCCGGGCCACGACGTCGAGCTCGCCCACGGCTGGCTCTACACCGAAGGGCTCATCGCATCGCTTCACGACGTCTCCACAGCGCGCTACTGCGCCGGTGCCGTCGGCCCCGAGGGGCGCAACACCTACAACCTCCTCGACATCGACCTCGAGACCGCACCCGACACCACCGCCCGCCGCGCCCCGACCATCCCGCTCCAACTCGCGCCGCCGGCCCCCGGGGCGGGCTCCGCGTGCGGGGTCAGCGGCGAGCAGACCATCAGCGAGCTGCTCCACCGCGTCCCCTCCCCCGGAGACCCCCTCGCGCTCGACCCGGAGCTGGTGATGGGGCTGCCCGGGGCGCTGCGTGCGCAGCAGAAACCGGTGCGCAAAACCGGCGGGATCCACGCCGCCGGGGCCTTCGGTGCGGACGGCACCGCGCTGGTAGTCAGGGAGGACATCGACGCCCACAATGCCGCGGACAAGGTCGTGGGCCACATGCTCCTCGAGGAGCAGCTGCCCGCCGTGGGCGCGATCCTCGTCGTCACCTCGCGCGCGTCCTTCGAGCTGGCGAAGAAAGCGGCCGCGGCTGGGTTTTCCGCCCTCGTCGCCGCCGGCCCGGCGTCCTCGCTCGCGGTCGAGTTGGCCCGCCGGGCGGGCGTCGCTCTCGCGGGTTCTGCAGGCGTAGATGGATTCCGCTTGTACGCGGGGGAGCTGGAGGAGGGACGCTGA
- a CDS encoding pyridoxal phosphate-dependent decarboxylase family protein, translating to MPSTHEQTPTTGVGHYLIGRGATTGEFSAAIGQAASLAARAIYGTDHPIPACDAASAAEKLADIDLAAPLHELHRTLAELRDIWLDGAVLYHHPRYLSHLNCPIALPAVAAEVLATSLNTSVESWDQAGAAALIEQRLIEWVSRILGFPESANGVFTSGGTQSNLQALAIARNKARASAPLDSLAIFASPTAHYSVHRAADLLGIAPGNVVSVAMEPAALSAALTRAQRSGCTPAAVVATAGTTDRGLIDPLDGIADVCRAAGVHLHVDAAYGGAACLSPTHAGLLRGIDRADSVTIDFHKTFYQPLTCSALLCRNASDFAAVRVHADYLNPADAPRLNLADYSLQTSRRFDALKLWVTLRTVGPEAFGAAFDSIIALARDAAHAIEHDPELADLDLYEKPHLSTVLFSLRGDPRGALAAPIRDALFSSGTAAIAVTRIDERTLMKLTILDPTLKLDEITSVLRAVVRVSRTLPTPPDRAADTL from the coding sequence ATGCCCTCCACACATGAGCAGACCCCGACCACCGGCGTCGGCCACTACCTCATCGGGCGCGGCGCGACGACGGGGGAGTTCTCCGCCGCCATCGGCCAAGCGGCATCCCTCGCCGCGCGGGCGATCTACGGCACTGACCACCCCATCCCCGCCTGCGACGCCGCCTCCGCGGCCGAAAAACTCGCAGACATCGATCTCGCCGCCCCGCTCCACGAGCTCCACCGCACCCTTGCGGAGCTGCGTGACATCTGGCTCGACGGGGCGGTGCTTTACCACCACCCCAGATACCTGTCCCATCTCAACTGCCCCATCGCCCTCCCCGCCGTCGCCGCGGAAGTTCTGGCCACCTCGCTCAACACCTCGGTGGAGTCCTGGGACCAAGCGGGCGCGGCTGCGTTGATCGAGCAACGCCTGATCGAGTGGGTCAGCCGCATCCTGGGGTTTCCGGAGTCCGCCAACGGCGTGTTCACCTCCGGCGGCACCCAATCCAACCTGCAGGCTCTGGCCATCGCGCGGAACAAGGCCCGCGCCTCGGCGCCCCTCGACTCGCTCGCAATCTTCGCCTCCCCCACGGCGCACTACTCAGTGCACCGCGCGGCTGACCTCCTCGGCATCGCGCCGGGCAACGTCGTGAGCGTCGCCATGGAGCCCGCTGCGCTGAGCGCCGCCCTCACCCGCGCCCAACGGAGCGGGTGCACGCCCGCGGCCGTGGTGGCCACGGCCGGAACGACGGATCGCGGGCTCATCGACCCGCTCGACGGCATCGCCGACGTCTGCCGGGCCGCCGGGGTGCACCTCCACGTCGACGCCGCCTACGGCGGGGCCGCGTGTTTGTCGCCTACCCACGCGGGTCTGCTGCGCGGCATCGACCGGGCCGACAGCGTGACCATCGACTTCCACAAAACCTTCTACCAGCCCCTCACCTGCTCCGCGCTGCTCTGTCGCAACGCCTCTGACTTCGCCGCCGTGCGCGTGCACGCCGACTACCTCAACCCCGCCGATGCCCCGCGGCTCAACCTCGCCGACTACTCACTGCAAACCTCGCGGCGCTTCGACGCCCTCAAGCTCTGGGTCACCCTCAGGACGGTCGGCCCCGAGGCCTTCGGCGCTGCCTTCGACAGCATCATCGCGCTCGCCCGCGACGCCGCGCACGCCATTGAACACGACCCCGAGCTCGCCGACCTCGACCTCTACGAAAAGCCCCATCTCAGCACCGTGCTCTTTTCCCTGCGCGGTGACCCACGCGGGGCACTCGCCGCCCCCATCCGCGACGCCCTCTTTTCCTCCGGCACCGCCGCCATCGCCGTCACCCGCATCGACGAACGCACCCTGATGAAGCTCACCATCCTCGACCCGACGCTGAAGCTCGACGAAATCACCTCGGTCCTTCGCGCCGTTGTCCGCGTCAGCCGTACCCTGCCCACACCTCCCGATCGAGCAGCAGACACACTGTAA
- a CDS encoding lysine N(6)-hydroxylase/L-ornithine N(5)-oxygenase family protein encodes MPTPHTTDTNRTVDIAGVGIGPFNLGLAALAQPLVSAGELTAAFFDRRPAFRWHPGLLLEESTIQVPFLADLVTLADPTSQFSFLNYLKLKGRLHRYYIREDFFPLRSEYSDYCAWVSEQLSTTHWGHDVRAVRPAPEQLRAATGARWVVEIDGQPDVFARNVVSGVGTDPYVPEDLAGALLASDSPRAIHSADYLPARAWLRQAESVTVIGSGQSAAEIYADLLGQAVANGTRVDWITRSPRFFPMEYTKLTLELTSPEYARYVRGLPMDQRDRRVREDRSLYKGISSETVNAIYDMLYRLSLSYDLAEHTTLRAGVSVRYARTRGDALEFDLRHDESGTQATHTTHAAILCTGYRSAQIPAFLEPARDLINLDPKGRFDLNENFAADDEGSLFALNADEHLISLNGPDLGMGPWRNSIVLRAITGREVYPIERSIAFQDIGGFGA; translated from the coding sequence ATGCCCACGCCTCACACCACCGACACCAACCGCACAGTCGACATCGCTGGGGTCGGCATCGGCCCCTTCAACCTCGGCCTCGCCGCGCTCGCGCAGCCGCTGGTCAGCGCCGGGGAACTCACCGCAGCGTTCTTCGACCGCCGCCCCGCCTTCCGCTGGCACCCAGGCCTGCTGCTCGAAGAATCCACCATCCAGGTCCCCTTCCTCGCCGACCTGGTCACCCTGGCCGACCCCACGAGTCAGTTCAGCTTTCTCAACTACCTCAAGCTCAAGGGCCGCCTGCACCGCTACTACATCCGCGAGGACTTCTTCCCCCTGCGCAGCGAGTACTCCGACTACTGCGCCTGGGTGAGCGAACAGCTCAGCACGACGCACTGGGGCCACGACGTCCGCGCGGTGCGCCCGGCGCCGGAGCAGCTCCGCGCCGCCACCGGCGCCCGCTGGGTCGTCGAGATTGACGGACAGCCCGACGTTTTCGCCCGCAACGTGGTCAGCGGCGTGGGCACCGACCCCTACGTCCCCGAGGATTTAGCCGGCGCGCTGCTCGCCAGCGACTCACCCCGCGCGATCCACTCCGCCGACTACCTTCCGGCGCGCGCGTGGCTCCGGCAGGCAGAGTCGGTGACCGTGATCGGCTCCGGACAGTCCGCTGCCGAGATCTACGCCGACCTGCTCGGCCAGGCTGTCGCGAACGGCACGCGCGTGGATTGGATCACCCGCTCTCCGCGCTTTTTTCCCATGGAATACACCAAGCTCACCCTCGAGCTGACCTCCCCGGAGTACGCGCGCTACGTGCGCGGGCTTCCCATGGACCAGCGCGACCGGCGGGTGCGCGAGGACCGCAGCCTGTACAAGGGCATCTCCTCGGAGACGGTGAATGCCATCTACGACATGCTCTACCGGCTCAGCCTCTCCTACGACTTAGCGGAGCACACCACGCTGCGCGCCGGGGTAAGCGTGCGCTACGCGCGCACCCGCGGCGACGCCCTCGAGTTCGACCTGCGGCACGACGAAAGCGGCACTCAGGCCACGCACACCACCCACGCCGCGATCCTGTGCACCGGTTACCGCAGCGCCCAGATCCCCGCCTTCCTCGAACCCGCCCGCGACCTGATCAACCTTGACCCGAAAGGGCGCTTCGACCTCAACGAGAACTTCGCCGCAGACGACGAAGGCTCCCTCTTCGCGCTCAACGCGGACGAGCACCTCATCTCCCTCAACGGCCCCGACCTCGGGATGGGACCATGGCGCAACTCCATCGTTTTGCGCGCCATCACGGGCCGGGAGGTCTACCCCATCGAGCGCTCCATCGCCTTCCAAGACATCGGGGGGTTCGGCGCATGA